In a genomic window of Rhodovulum sp. P5:
- a CDS encoding PEP-CTERM sorting domain-containing protein (PEP-CTERM proteins occur, often in large numbers, in the proteomes of bacteria that also encode an exosortase, a predicted intramembrane cysteine proteinase. The presence of a PEP-CTERM domain at a protein's C-terminus predicts cleavage within the sorting domain, followed by covalent anchoring to some some component of the (usually Gram-negative) cell surface. Many PEP-CTERM proteins exhibit an unusual sequence composition that includes large numbers of potential glycosylation sites. Expression of one such protein has been shown restore the ability of a bacterium to form floc, a type of biofilm.) gives MYPFARILAATTCLGLFAGAASATIIDGAITAGTALSAGGTFIKLTVPFIESDPDSTVGDDNFQSPNLYAFDEVQNIAVEDTPIPFDVGPDGSAGSVAVGAVVASHYIIFDPRQSLSLSGWVDFDSEIYGVVTETATFGPSDTLANPGVTYLSPAARGLESETVTISGSRLYLNNWTASSPGDVVRVFTDRSPLADVPVPASLPLLLAGLGGLFGLRRLRA, from the coding sequence ATGTATCCATTCGCTAGAATTCTTGCTGCAACAACATGTCTTGGCCTTTTTGCCGGCGCGGCATCCGCCACGATCATCGATGGCGCGATCACGGCCGGCACCGCGCTGAGCGCGGGCGGGACATTCATCAAGCTGACCGTGCCGTTCATCGAGTCCGACCCCGACAGCACCGTCGGCGACGACAACTTCCAGTCTCCGAACCTCTATGCCTTCGACGAGGTGCAGAATATCGCCGTCGAAGACACGCCGATCCCGTTCGATGTGGGCCCGGACGGCTCTGCCGGGTCGGTCGCAGTCGGTGCGGTCGTCGCCAGCCACTATATCATCTTCGATCCGCGGCAGTCGTTGTCCCTGTCCGGCTGGGTCGACTTCGATTCCGAAATTTACGGCGTGGTGACGGAAACCGCCACTTTCGGCCCGAGCGACACTCTTGCCAATCCCGGCGTGACCTACCTGTCGCCGGCCGCACGTGGGCTTGAGTCGGAAACGGTGACCATCAGCGGCTCGCGCCTGTATCTGAATAACTGGACTGCAAGCTCACCCGGCGATGTCGTCCGCGTCTTCACCGACCGATCGCCGTTGGCCGACGTTCCGGTCCCCGCGTCCCTGCCGCTGCTTCTGGCGGGGCTTGGCGGGCTCTTTGGGCTGCGGCGGCTCCGCGCCTGA
- a CDS encoding ABC transporter ATP-binding protein, which yields MTKWDFDGPILEIDRLSISFFTRMREIPAVMDFSVTVQPGEAVGLVGESGCGKSTVALGVMQDLGVNGRVVGGSIKFKGRDLGQMTQEELRDIRGSEIAMIYQEPMASLNPAMKIGKQLIEVPMIHEGKSEAEATDLALQLVEDVRLPDPKRILNSYPHQLSGGQQQRIVIAMALMSKPSLLILDEPTTALDVTVEAGIVDLVKDLGRKYGTSMLFISHNLGLVLEVCDRLCVMYSGEAVERGSIDDVFDKMRHPYTQALFRSIPLPGADKTERPLVAIPGNFPLPHERPTGCNFGPRCEYFQAGRCDAQHIFMTEVPGDDRHETRCLRFQEIDWASPPAPPQKAAKAQAGKVVLKMDDLKKYYEVAANALFGSGGKRVVKANETLSFEARESETLAIVGESGCGKSTFAKVLMGLETATDGKILLDNREIQDIPIQKRGAKTVADVQMVFQNPFDTLNPSMTVGTQIMRALEIFGVGNNEAERRTRMLELLDLVKLPREFAGRMPRQLSGGQKQRVGIARAFAGGARIVVADEPVSALDVSVQAAVTDLLMDIQREEKTTLLFISHDLSIVRYLSDRVMVMYLGHVVEIGATDQVFAPPYHPYTEALLSAVPIADTHVTKKRIVLEGDIPSAMNPPPGCPFQTRCRWKPRVTGDKCETEVPPMVTLAEGHRIKCHLSADELASMEPVIQIAAE from the coding sequence ATGACCAAATGGGATTTTGACGGCCCGATCCTCGAAATCGACCGACTGTCGATCAGCTTTTTCACGCGGATGCGGGAAATCCCCGCGGTGATGGATTTCTCGGTCACCGTTCAGCCGGGGGAGGCCGTGGGGCTGGTCGGCGAATCCGGCTGCGGCAAGTCCACCGTGGCGCTGGGCGTGATGCAGGATCTCGGGGTCAACGGGCGCGTCGTCGGTGGCAGCATCAAGTTCAAGGGCCGCGATCTTGGACAGATGACGCAGGAGGAGTTGCGCGATATCCGCGGGTCCGAGATCGCGATGATCTATCAGGAACCGATGGCCAGCCTGAACCCGGCCATGAAGATCGGCAAGCAGCTGATCGAGGTGCCGATGATCCACGAGGGCAAGTCAGAGGCCGAAGCCACGGACCTTGCCCTGCAACTGGTCGAGGACGTCCGCCTGCCCGACCCCAAGCGCATCCTGAATTCCTATCCCCACCAGCTTTCGGGCGGGCAGCAGCAGCGCATCGTGATCGCGATGGCGCTGATGTCGAAACCGTCGCTGTTGATCCTTGATGAGCCCACCACCGCGCTTGACGTGACGGTGGAGGCCGGGATCGTCGATCTGGTCAAGGATCTGGGCCGGAAATACGGCACCTCGATGCTGTTCATCAGCCACAATCTGGGGCTGGTGCTGGAAGTCTGCGACCGGCTGTGCGTGATGTATTCCGGCGAAGCGGTAGAGCGCGGCAGCATCGATGACGTCTTCGACAAGATGCGCCACCCCTATACACAGGCGCTGTTCCGGTCGATCCCACTGCCCGGCGCGGACAAGACCGAACGGCCGTTGGTGGCGATCCCGGGCAACTTCCCCTTGCCCCATGAACGGCCCACGGGATGCAATTTCGGACCCCGATGCGAGTATTTTCAGGCCGGGCGCTGCGACGCGCAGCATATCTTCATGACCGAGGTGCCCGGCGACGACCGGCACGAAACCCGATGCCTGCGGTTTCAGGAAATCGACTGGGCCTCTCCGCCCGCCCCCCCGCAGAAGGCCGCCAAGGCACAGGCCGGCAAGGTTGTTCTGAAGATGGACGACCTGAAGAAGTATTACGAGGTCGCGGCCAATGCGCTCTTCGGCTCGGGCGGCAAACGGGTCGTCAAGGCGAACGAGACGCTGAGTTTCGAGGCGCGCGAGTCTGAGACGCTGGCCATCGTCGGTGAATCCGGTTGTGGAAAGTCGACCTTTGCCAAGGTGCTGATGGGGCTGGAAACCGCGACGGACGGGAAGATCCTGCTCGACAACCGGGAGATTCAGGACATCCCCATTCAGAAGCGCGGGGCCAAAACCGTGGCCGATGTGCAGATGGTGTTCCAGAACCCGTTCGACACGCTGAACCCGTCGATGACCGTGGGCACCCAGATCATGCGGGCGCTTGAAATCTTCGGCGTCGGCAACAATGAGGCCGAGCGCCGAACGCGGATGCTGGAACTGCTCGACCTTGTAAAACTGCCCCGCGAATTCGCCGGACGGATGCCCCGGCAACTGTCAGGCGGGCAAAAGCAGCGCGTGGGCATCGCCCGGGCCTTTGCCGGGGGCGCGCGGATCGTGGTGGCCGACGAACCGGTCTCGGCCCTCGATGTCAGCGTGCAGGCCGCGGTGACCGACCTGTTGATGGACATCCAGCGCGAGGAGAAGACGACGCTTCTGTTCATCTCGCACGACCTGTCCATCGTGCGCTACCTGTCCGACCGGGTGATGGTGATGTATCTGGGTCATGTGGTGGAAATCGGCGCCACCGATCAGGTCTTCGCGCCCCCCTATCACCCTTATACCGAGGCGCTCTTGTCGGCCGTACCGATCGCCGACACCCATGTGACGAAAAAGCGGATCGTGCTGGAGGGCGACATCCCCTCGGCCATGAACCCGCCGCCGGGCTGCCCGTTCCAGACCCGCTGCCGCTGGAAGCCGCGCGTGACCGGCGACAAGTGCGAAACAGAGGTGCCACCGATGGTGACGCTGGCCGAGGGGCACCGGATCAAGTGCCACCTTTCGGCAGACGAACTGGCCAGCATGGAACCCGTGATCCAGATCGCCGCGGAGTGA
- a CDS encoding ABC transporter permease: MEPLTWTGALGPWLNPAIVVAAVALGVSVLANILVAILTSEERVHYGEDGVALKSSSATRFTRLAMGLSLAAVIAILLSYIVGGVLLPPDAKGIIGRLATQFLPVWIALAVTFAVSIAFKRRLGLYGHLFDNVIGMIGFGLVMFWVFSALFADVVVTFDPVRDVISGMKNKAPGTPLRSPEDGQYAYYLLGGDALARDVFSRMVAGARVVLTIAPAATLFAFMVGIVLGVPAGYLGGKFDTILSFIANLVLAFPVILLFFLLVTPEIIQMGVPTYMAAVLFLFPIVFLVILWNSAFHTRPMKRNLFVGLTVLIGGWLYLGLAWDADPFGLVSIPGGVLIVFVSVVFVNSPTVFRIVRGLTLDIRTRDYVAAAQTRGEGPWYIMLWEILPNARGPLLVDFCLRIGYTTILLGTLGFFGLGLPPESPDWGTSINAGRGLLQFFPFPPLVPAVAIMSLVLGLNLLADGLREESLKD; this comes from the coding sequence ATGGAACCCCTGACATGGACCGGCGCGCTGGGCCCCTGGCTGAACCCTGCGATCGTAGTTGCCGCGGTCGCCCTGGGGGTGTCGGTTCTGGCCAATATCCTCGTCGCGATCCTCACCAGCGAGGAGCGCGTGCACTACGGCGAGGATGGCGTCGCGCTGAAATCAAGCAGCGCCACGCGCTTCACCCGCCTTGCCATGGGGCTGTCGCTGGCCGCGGTCATCGCCATCCTTCTGTCCTATATCGTCGGTGGCGTCCTGCTGCCCCCCGACGCGAAAGGGATCATCGGGCGGCTTGCGACGCAGTTCCTGCCGGTCTGGATCGCGCTGGCCGTGACCTTCGCCGTCTCCATCGCGTTCAAGCGGCGGCTCGGGCTTTACGGGCATCTCTTTGACAACGTCATTGGCATGATCGGCTTCGGGCTGGTAATGTTCTGGGTGTTCTCCGCCCTTTTTGCCGACGTGGTCGTCACCTTCGACCCGGTGCGGGACGTCATATCGGGCATGAAGAACAAGGCCCCCGGCACACCGTTGCGCAGCCCGGAGGATGGCCAATACGCCTATTACCTGCTGGGGGGCGATGCGCTGGCGCGCGACGTGTTCTCGCGCATGGTCGCGGGCGCGCGGGTGGTCCTGACCATCGCGCCGGCAGCGACCCTGTTTGCGTTCATGGTCGGCATCGTGCTGGGCGTGCCCGCGGGCTATCTGGGCGGCAAGTTCGACACGATCCTGTCCTTCATCGCGAACCTCGTTCTGGCCTTTCCGGTGATCCTGCTGTTCTTCCTGCTGGTCACGCCGGAGATCATCCAGATGGGCGTGCCCACCTATATGGCGGCCGTGCTGTTCCTGTTCCCGATCGTCTTCCTCGTGATCCTGTGGAACTCTGCCTTTCACACGCGCCCGATGAAGCGGAACCTGTTCGTCGGGCTGACGGTGCTGATCGGCGGATGGCTTTATCTGGGTCTTGCCTGGGATGCCGATCCGTTTGGGCTGGTCTCGATCCCTGGGGGCGTGCTGATCGTGTTCGTCTCTGTCGTCTTCGTCAATTCGCCGACCGTCTTTCGCATCGTGCGGGGCCTGACGCTGGATATCCGCACCCGCGACTACGTGGCCGCCGCGCAAACCCGGGGTGAGGGGCCGTGGTACATCATGCTGTGGGAGATCCTGCCCAATGCGCGCGGGCCGCTGCTTGTCGATTTCTGCCTTCGGATCGGCTACACGACGATCCTTCTGGGCACGCTAGGCTTCTTCGGCCTCGGCTTGCCGCCCGAAAGCCCGGACTGGGGCACCTCGATCAATGCCGGCCGGGGCCTGTTGCAATTCTTCCCCTTCCCGCCGCTGGTCCCCGCCGTCGCGATCATGAGCCTTGTGCTTGGGCTGAACCTGCTAGCCGACGGGCTGAGGGAAGAGAGTTTGAAGGATTGA
- a CDS encoding ABC transporter permease encodes MAIFILRRLGVMLLTALCMTFIVFALTNLPPNLEKLAKTQAGMRITDAEVASWIDRNGYGQPIPARYAEWLGIVPAKVIETGRGLGGRCVRLTGATSVEEVPRYCGVLQGQWGYSTKFRVPVSEVIGERLARTGILMFWAFATMVPIALVIGVLAGMREGSATDRALSTFSIASTSTPEYVSGVIFVVIFASSMVGLKWFTGSAKSAVNGVTFENFTLPVVTIALYGMGYIARMTRASMAEVMTAQYIRTARLKGVKFRTIVLRHALRNALIAPFTVIMLQFPWLLTGVVIVEALFVYPGFGDALVQGAQANDIDLLLAVSVVAVVVVLVTQLISDIGYAFLNPRIRVS; translated from the coding sequence ATGGCAATCTTCATACTTCGGCGTCTGGGCGTCATGCTTCTGACGGCGCTGTGCATGACCTTTATCGTCTTTGCGCTGACCAACCTGCCGCCCAATCTTGAAAAACTGGCCAAGACGCAGGCGGGGATGCGCATCACCGATGCCGAGGTCGCAAGCTGGATCGACCGAAACGGATACGGCCAGCCGATCCCGGCCCGCTATGCCGAATGGCTGGGCATCGTTCCGGCCAAAGTGATCGAAACCGGTCGCGGCCTTGGCGGGCGCTGCGTGCGCCTGACCGGGGCGACCAGCGTCGAGGAGGTCCCCCGCTATTGCGGCGTGTTGCAGGGGCAATGGGGCTATTCGACCAAGTTCCGGGTGCCGGTGTCAGAGGTCATCGGCGAACGGCTGGCGCGCACCGGCATCCTGATGTTCTGGGCCTTTGCCACCATGGTACCGATTGCGCTGGTGATCGGGGTGCTGGCGGGCATGCGGGAAGGGTCTGCCACCGACCGGGCGCTGTCGACCTTTTCCATCGCCTCGACCTCGACCCCCGAATATGTGTCGGGCGTGATCTTCGTGGTGATCTTCGCCTCGTCCATGGTGGGGCTGAAATGGTTCACCGGCTCGGCCAAGTCGGCGGTGAACGGCGTGACATTCGAGAATTTCACCCTGCCCGTTGTGACCATCGCCCTTTACGGCATGGGTTATATCGCGCGGATGACGCGGGCCAGCATGGCCGAGGTGATGACCGCGCAGTACATCCGCACAGCGCGGCTGAAGGGGGTCAAGTTCCGCACCATCGTCCTGCGCCATGCGTTGCGCAACGCGCTGATCGCACCCTTCACCGTCATCATGCTGCAATTCCCGTGGCTTCTGACCGGGGTCGTGATCGTCGAGGCGCTGTTCGTCTATCCCGGCTTCGGCGATGCCCTGGTGCAGGGCGCGCAGGCCAATGATATCGACCTGCTGCTGGCGGTGTCGGTGGTGGCCGTGGTTGTGGTGCTGGTCACGCAGCTGATCTCCGATATCGGCTATGCGTTTCTCAATCCGCGCATCCGCGTCTCGTAA